Proteins encoded together in one Mycolicibacter minnesotensis window:
- the wzm gene encoding galactan export ABC transporter permease subunit Wzm/RfbD, with product MSFDDVATQSKTFARARADLVDGFRRHELWLHLGWQDIKQRYRRSVLGPFWITIGTATTAVAMGGLYSKLFHLDLAVHLPYVTLGLIVWNLLNAAILEGADVFVANEGLIKQLPTPLSVHVYRLVWRQMILFAHNIVIYLPIALIFPKHWSWADLSVIPALLLIALNCVWVSLCFGILSTRYRDIAPLLFSVVQLLFLMTPIIWNYDTLSAQGASRWTAVVEFNPLMHYLDIVRAPLLGAHQELRHWAVVLVLTVVGWVVAALVLRQYRARVAYWV from the coding sequence ATGAGTTTCGACGACGTTGCCACGCAGTCCAAGACATTTGCGCGGGCGAGGGCCGATCTGGTGGACGGTTTCCGGCGCCATGAGCTGTGGCTGCACCTGGGCTGGCAAGACATCAAACAGCGCTACCGACGCAGCGTGCTGGGACCGTTCTGGATCACCATCGGCACGGCCACCACGGCGGTGGCGATGGGTGGGCTGTACTCGAAGTTGTTCCACCTGGACCTGGCGGTGCACCTGCCCTACGTGACGCTGGGGCTGATCGTGTGGAACCTACTCAACGCCGCGATCCTGGAGGGCGCCGACGTGTTCGTCGCCAACGAGGGATTGATTAAGCAGCTTCCGACACCGCTGAGCGTGCACGTCTACCGACTGGTGTGGCGCCAGATGATTCTGTTCGCGCACAACATCGTGATCTATCTTCCGATTGCACTGATCTTCCCCAAACACTGGTCGTGGGCTGATCTTTCGGTGATTCCGGCATTGCTCCTGATCGCACTGAACTGCGTCTGGGTGTCGCTGTGCTTCGGGATTCTGTCCACTCGCTACCGCGACATCGCCCCATTGCTGTTCTCGGTGGTGCAGCTGCTGTTTCTGATGACGCCGATCATCTGGAACTACGACACCCTGAGCGCGCAGGGGGCCTCACGCTGGACGGCGGTGGTGGAGTTCAACCCGCTGATGCATTACCTGGACATCGTGCGCGCCCCGCTGCTGGGGGCACACCAGGAGCTGCGGCACTGGGCCGTGGTGCTGGTGCTGACCGTGGTCGGCTGGGTAGTGGCCGCCCTGGTGCTGCGCCAGTACCGGGCGCGGGTCGCGTACTGGGTGTAG
- a CDS encoding autotransporter outer membrane beta-barrel domain-containing protein, with product MMQLALRPYVTPGVAIAGAALIAVTGAVPAAVLRPHAEPQRALQLIQDQGVKLTADFFGPWQDLFNNTATNLVAMGTDNGWGNLLEQIFSDPSSLTRLPEVFEFLTSIMPSISGSDPLMVLLSPILTIGMGVIGPLVTVNDAMQDILNQIFNPSDPLDPFAALFTAVPQLLDAWLNGTSTIDVVGLSIPAFNGILVPDQNLIIDETASEWANNLGIGDQTIASLLDQTGIGTLQVAGMLTGLLDSVGLGDDTPVDVVNALGLGNLEVANVLSTVFNAVGIGNPTIAEIMDMLGIGNVAVADIAIDITNALGFENTTVIDIADDIGLADLKLADLGMDVLEAMGIGDPTVNELLTDIGAGSLTLNGLLQTAVDAVGLGGQTAADILDATGLGAQTTHEFVTELLGGLGLGNQTIMDLLSSAGIADADIGQLASVVLGSYGDDTVAEIMGYAGFGTVTVGNITDLLGITNLSVGTILGNLSYITGNLTVNDMLKATGMTPLDKGGDALLSTSLAGTTIASFLGDQLNAPLVSMLGPMGEMSLNELISTNFSMTLGQMLEQSGMADQTLTDLVLAGLPDAPLSSLLGVMGSTPLSALIDQLVPADQTIIDMLAASGLGNQTMSELLTQTFGDQTVANALDDGGLGSLQIDDIIRQALGPQTVNEMLNDFGLGGQSLSDLFDQFFGVSTIADQMIALGLGDQTLNELIDSLFGASTVSSLLGDFGLQTVDELLTSMGIADMTVINAQIGEFWGSMSYWLDGLGDQITAVLSG from the coding sequence ATGATGCAGCTGGCGCTTCGCCCTTACGTCACCCCCGGTGTCGCCATCGCGGGTGCCGCGTTGATCGCGGTTACTGGGGCCGTTCCCGCGGCGGTACTGCGGCCCCACGCCGAGCCTCAACGGGCTCTTCAACTGATCCAGGACCAGGGCGTCAAGCTCACGGCCGACTTCTTCGGACCTTGGCAGGATCTGTTCAACAACACCGCCACCAACCTGGTGGCGATGGGGACGGACAACGGCTGGGGAAACCTTCTCGAGCAGATCTTCTCCGACCCGAGCTCGCTGACGCGGCTACCGGAGGTCTTTGAGTTCCTGACCTCGATCATGCCGTCGATCAGTGGTTCCGACCCGCTGATGGTCCTGCTCTCGCCGATCCTGACTATCGGCATGGGGGTCATCGGCCCGCTGGTCACGGTGAATGACGCGATGCAGGACATTCTCAACCAGATCTTCAACCCCAGTGACCCGCTGGACCCGTTTGCGGCCCTGTTCACCGCGGTCCCGCAACTGCTGGACGCGTGGCTGAACGGCACCAGTACCATCGATGTGGTCGGCCTGAGCATCCCGGCCTTCAACGGGATCCTGGTCCCTGACCAGAACCTGATCATCGACGAGACCGCCAGCGAGTGGGCCAACAACCTCGGCATCGGTGACCAGACCATCGCCAGCCTGCTGGACCAGACCGGGATCGGCACGCTTCAGGTTGCGGGCATGCTGACCGGCCTGCTGGACAGCGTCGGTCTGGGTGACGACACCCCCGTCGACGTCGTCAATGCTCTCGGCCTGGGCAACCTCGAGGTCGCCAATGTGCTGAGCACCGTCTTCAACGCGGTGGGCATCGGCAACCCCACCATCGCCGAGATCATGGACATGCTGGGAATCGGCAACGTTGCGGTCGCCGACATCGCCATCGACATCACCAACGCGCTGGGCTTCGAAAACACCACGGTCATCGACATCGCCGACGACATCGGCCTGGCCGACCTCAAGCTGGCCGACCTGGGCATGGACGTGCTTGAGGCGATGGGTATCGGCGACCCGACGGTCAACGAGCTCCTCACCGACATCGGCGCCGGCAGCCTGACGCTCAACGGCCTGCTCCAGACAGCGGTAGACGCGGTGGGCCTCGGCGGCCAAACCGCGGCGGACATCCTTGACGCCACCGGCCTCGGCGCTCAGACCACCCACGAGTTCGTCACCGAGCTGCTCGGCGGGCTGGGCCTGGGCAACCAGACAATCATGGACCTGCTCAGTTCGGCCGGTATTGCCGACGCGGACATCGGCCAGTTGGCCTCGGTGGTACTCGGCTCCTACGGCGACGACACGGTGGCCGAGATCATGGGTTACGCGGGCTTCGGCACGGTGACCGTCGGCAACATCACTGACCTGTTGGGTATCACCAACCTGTCGGTGGGAACCATTCTCGGCAACCTGTCCTACATCACCGGCAATCTCACGGTCAACGACATGCTCAAGGCCACCGGCATGACCCCGCTGGACAAGGGTGGTGACGCGCTCCTGTCGACTTCCCTGGCGGGTACGACCATCGCCAGCTTCTTGGGCGACCAGTTGAACGCTCCACTCGTTTCGATGCTCGGCCCGATGGGCGAGATGAGCCTCAACGAATTGATCTCGACGAACTTCTCGATGACGTTGGGACAGATGCTCGAACAGTCGGGCATGGCCGACCAGACCCTGACCGACCTGGTGCTGGCGGGTCTGCCCGACGCACCGCTCTCGTCGCTGCTGGGCGTAATGGGCAGTACCCCGCTGTCGGCGCTGATCGACCAGCTGGTGCCCGCGGACCAGACCATCATCGACATGCTCGCCGCCTCTGGTCTGGGCAACCAGACCATGAGCGAGCTGCTCACCCAGACCTTCGGTGACCAGACCGTCGCCAACGCTCTGGATGACGGTGGCCTGGGCAGCCTGCAGATCGACGACATCATCCGTCAGGCGCTGGGGCCGCAGACCGTCAACGAGATGCTCAACGACTTCGGCCTCGGCGGCCAGTCGCTCAGTGACCTCTTCGACCAGTTCTTCGGTGTCTCGACCATCGCCGACCAGATGATCGCCCTGGGCCTGGGTGATCAGACCCTCAACGAGCTGATCGACTCGCTGTTCGGCGCTTCGACGGTCAGCTCACTGCTCGGCGACTTCGGCCTTCAGACCGTCGACGAGCTGCTGACGTCTATGGGTATCGCCGACATGACCGTGATCAACGCGCAGATCGGTGAATTCTGGGGCTCTATGTCCTACTGGCTTGACGGCCTGGGGGACCAGATCACGGCGGTGCTCAGTGGCTAA
- a CDS encoding bacterial proteasome activator family protein, with amino-acid sequence MARRRSALSTDGSGAYGRDIDGVEIISGADPRLLATGLNGAADADADSDDERSVTDLIEQPAKVMRIGTMIKQLLEEVRAAPLDEASRVRLRELHSASIRELEDGLAPELREELDRLTLPLREDAAPSDAELRIAQAQLVGWLEGLFHGIQTALFAQQMAARAQLEQMRHGALPPGTVGGGHGQGHTGSGQYL; translated from the coding sequence ATGGCAAGGAGACGCAGCGCGTTGAGCACCGACGGGAGCGGCGCATACGGCCGGGACATCGACGGCGTCGAGATCATCAGCGGTGCAGACCCGCGACTGCTGGCCACCGGGCTCAACGGTGCCGCAGACGCCGACGCCGATTCCGATGACGAGCGGTCGGTGACCGACCTGATCGAGCAGCCGGCGAAGGTGATGCGGATCGGCACCATGATCAAGCAGCTGCTTGAGGAGGTGCGAGCAGCACCGCTCGACGAGGCCAGTCGGGTCCGGCTGCGCGAGCTCCACTCCGCCAGCATTCGCGAACTCGAGGACGGCCTAGCCCCGGAGCTGCGTGAGGAGCTGGACCGGCTGACACTGCCGCTGCGCGAGGACGCCGCGCCGTCGGACGCCGAACTGCGCATCGCCCAAGCCCAACTGGTCGGCTGGCTAGAAGGTCTGTTCCACGGCATCCAGACCGCGCTGTTCGCCCAGCAGATGGCTGCTCGAGCGCAGTTGGAGCAGATGCGCCACGGCGCACTGCCGCCCGGCACTGTCGGCGGCGGACACGGCCAGGGCCACACCGGCTCGGGCCAATACCTGTAG
- a CDS encoding DUF6541 family protein: protein MVAALLLLVLPGALAAVGAGLTWPLAVAVGPVLTYGVVGLAIVPFGALGIPWNAITGLAALVVAAALTGALARGLRTLLERRARIHVAAPAPAGWPILTVAAGALLGVLLIGWAAVRGIPDWQSIPSTWDAVWHANTVRYILDTGQASPTHMGELRNVETHASLYYPSAFHALTAVLCQLTGAAPTTAYTLAGLAASVWLFPVSAALITWNLLQRVTSTAVTAVAAGAAAALSASFTALPYVEFGTAAMPNLVAYGLVAPAFALITAVRTLRDRIPVAVLALIGVFSVHPTGGVVTFLLVAAWWLSPFDGALWRPVRGKRRDTLALAGVLVPTAVLLLPQLLSVRRQAEIIAGHAFVTHEGRKEGLHDALLMHTRHLNDFSVQYALVALAATGAVVLMTRKVWWPLLLWAVLAVAVVQSSAPTGGPLGTAVGTFTELFYNDPRRIMAAMTVLLVPIAGVGLAALAGLVVTPLGARARPALTGLLLVTAAVGLAWHYLPRHAFLFGDKYDSVMVDQRDLQAYAYLAGLPGAHDTVIGNANVDGSAWMYAVADLHPLWTHYDYPQQQGPGPERFIFWAFADDADTDPRVAAAVHDLNIRYVLISTPTVRGFTLPDGLVSLEKSRSWATVYDNGEARIYEWQGDAAR from the coding sequence ATGGTCGCAGCGCTTTTGCTGCTGGTGCTGCCAGGTGCGCTAGCCGCCGTCGGCGCGGGGTTGACATGGCCCTTAGCCGTGGCGGTGGGACCGGTGCTGACCTACGGGGTAGTCGGCCTGGCGATTGTCCCCTTCGGCGCGCTCGGAATCCCTTGGAACGCAATCACTGGACTGGCCGCGCTGGTGGTAGCCGCGGCACTGACCGGCGCCCTGGCCAGGGGCCTGAGAACTTTGCTGGAGCGCCGCGCCCGCATCCATGTCGCAGCGCCTGCACCCGCCGGTTGGCCCATCCTCACGGTGGCTGCGGGAGCCCTGCTCGGGGTATTGCTGATCGGCTGGGCGGCCGTGCGCGGGATACCGGATTGGCAGAGCATTCCCAGCACCTGGGACGCGGTGTGGCACGCCAACACCGTCCGCTACATCCTCGACACCGGCCAGGCTTCGCCGACCCACATGGGTGAGCTGCGCAATGTCGAAACCCACGCCTCGCTGTATTACCCGTCGGCGTTTCATGCGCTCACCGCGGTGCTGTGCCAGCTGACCGGTGCCGCACCCACCACCGCGTACACCCTGGCCGGCCTGGCCGCCTCGGTCTGGCTGTTCCCGGTCAGCGCCGCGCTGATCACCTGGAATCTGCTGCAGCGGGTGACCAGCACCGCCGTGACCGCGGTGGCCGCGGGTGCTGCCGCAGCACTGTCGGCATCGTTCACCGCCCTTCCCTATGTCGAGTTCGGCACCGCGGCCATGCCCAACCTGGTGGCCTACGGGCTGGTGGCGCCGGCGTTCGCGCTGATCACCGCGGTCCGTACGCTGCGCGACCGCATCCCGGTGGCGGTGCTGGCGCTCATCGGGGTGTTCTCGGTGCACCCGACCGGCGGTGTGGTGACGTTCCTGCTGGTGGCGGCCTGGTGGCTGAGCCCCTTCGACGGCGCGTTGTGGCGGCCGGTGCGCGGCAAGCGACGCGACACCCTCGCCCTCGCCGGGGTCCTGGTTCCGACGGCCGTACTGCTGTTGCCGCAACTGCTGAGCGTGCGCAGGCAGGCCGAGATCATCGCCGGCCACGCGTTTGTGACTCACGAGGGACGCAAGGAAGGTCTGCATGACGCACTGCTGATGCACACCCGCCACCTCAATGACTTTTCGGTTCAATACGCGCTGGTGGCGTTGGCCGCGACCGGCGCGGTGGTACTGATGACACGCAAGGTGTGGTGGCCGCTGCTGCTCTGGGCCGTGCTGGCGGTGGCGGTGGTGCAGTCCTCGGCTCCCACGGGAGGTCCCCTGGGCACCGCGGTGGGCACCTTCACCGAGCTGTTCTACAACGATCCACGCCGGATCATGGCGGCGATGACCGTGCTGCTGGTTCCGATCGCCGGGGTGGGGCTGGCGGCCCTGGCCGGGCTGGTGGTCACGCCGCTCGGCGCGCGGGCACGCCCAGCGCTGACCGGGCTGCTGCTGGTGACGGCGGCGGTGGGGCTGGCCTGGCACTACCTGCCTCGGCACGCGTTCCTGTTCGGCGACAAGTACGACTCGGTGATGGTCGATCAGCGCGATCTGCAGGCGTACGCCTACCTGGCCGGGCTTCCCGGTGCCCACGACACCGTGATCGGCAACGCCAACGTTGACGGCAGCGCCTGGATGTACGCGGTCGCCGACCTGCATCCACTCTGGACGCACTACGACTATCCACAACAGCAGGGCCCCGGCCCGGAGCGGTTCATCTTCTGGGCCTTTGCCGACGACGCCGACACCGATCCCCGGGTGGCGGCCGCCGTGCACGACCTCAACATCCGCTACGTGCTGATCAGCACCCCGACAGTGCGCGGGTTCACGCTGCCCGACGGGCTAGTCTCACTGGAGAAATCGCGGTCGTGGGCCACGGTCTACGACAACGGCGAGGCCCGCATCTACGAATGGCAAGGAGACGCAGCGCGTTGA
- a CDS encoding cysteine desulfurase-like protein yields the protein MAYDVARVRGLHPTLGDGWVHLDSPSGMLIPDSVATTVSTAFRGSLAKASGPHPAARRSAAVLVAARQAVADLVGADPSAVVLGPDRAVLLSALADAASSRVSLGYETVVSRLDDEANIAPWVRAANRYGAKLKWAEVDIETGELPSWQWENLITPSTRLVALTSASGVLGTVTDLRPVTKLIHDVGGVAVVDHSAAAPYQLIDINEVEADVVAVNAASWGGPPVGALVFRDPALIDTFSSVSLSPHAAGPARLEVGLHQFGLLAGLVASVEYLASLDESARGTRPERLAVSMRSAATYLNRLFDYLLSSLRSLPLVMLIGQPEVRIPVVSFAVQKVPAERVVQRLADNGVLAIANAGSRVLDAIGVNDIGGAVTIGLSHYSTMAEVDQLVRALASLG from the coding sequence ATGGCCTATGACGTCGCTCGAGTGCGTGGGTTGCACCCGACGCTCGGTGACGGATGGGTGCACTTGGATTCGCCGTCCGGCATGTTGATCCCGGACTCGGTGGCGACGACGGTGTCGACGGCGTTCCGAGGATCCCTGGCCAAGGCGAGCGGTCCACACCCGGCGGCCCGGCGCAGTGCCGCGGTACTGGTGGCGGCGCGTCAGGCGGTGGCCGATCTGGTGGGGGCCGATCCGTCCGCGGTGGTGCTCGGTCCTGATCGCGCCGTGTTGTTGAGTGCGCTGGCCGATGCCGCCTCGTCGCGGGTGAGCCTGGGTTACGAGACGGTGGTCAGCCGTCTCGACGATGAGGCCAACATCGCGCCCTGGGTGCGGGCCGCCAACCGCTACGGCGCCAAGCTCAAATGGGCCGAGGTCGACATCGAGACCGGCGAGCTGCCCAGCTGGCAGTGGGAGAACCTGATCACGCCGTCCACGCGTCTGGTGGCGCTCACGTCAGCGTCGGGTGTGCTGGGCACCGTCACCGACCTGCGGCCCGTCACCAAGCTGATCCACGATGTGGGTGGCGTGGCCGTGGTGGACCACTCCGCCGCTGCGCCCTATCAGCTGATCGACATCAACGAGGTCGAGGCGGATGTGGTGGCCGTCAATGCGGCCTCGTGGGGCGGGCCTCCGGTCGGGGCGCTGGTCTTTCGTGACCCTGCGCTGATCGACACCTTCAGCTCGGTATCGCTGAGCCCCCACGCAGCGGGCCCGGCCCGCTTGGAGGTGGGTCTGCACCAGTTCGGTCTGCTCGCCGGACTGGTGGCCAGCGTCGAGTACCTGGCGTCACTGGACGAGTCGGCCCGGGGTACGCGGCCCGAGCGCCTGGCGGTCTCCATGCGCTCGGCGGCGACGTACTTGAATCGGCTGTTCGATTACCTGCTGAGCTCGCTGCGGTCACTGCCCTTGGTGATGCTGATCGGTCAGCCCGAGGTGCGTATCCCGGTGGTCAGTTTCGCGGTACAGAAGGTACCGGCGGAGCGAGTGGTACAGCGGTTGGCCGACAACGGTGTGCTGGCGATCGCCAACGCCGGCTCCCGGGTGCTGGACGCCATCGGGGTCAATGACATCGGGGGAGCGGTCACCATCGGGCTGAGCCACTATTCGACGATGGCCGAGGTGGACCAGCTGGTTCGGGCGCTGGCGTCGCTGGGTTAG
- the glfT1 gene encoding galactofuranosyltransferase GlfT1 translates to MTETVYAVVVTHRRPQLLAESLTALTGQTRTPDHLIVVDNDNDPTVAELVAAQPIPSTYLGSRRNLGGGGGFALGILHALAAGADWVWLADDDGRPADSRVLSTLLDCAAKHQLAEVSPMVCNIDDPSRLAFPLRRGLVWRREVSELRTGASGEDLLPGIASLFNGALFSADALDAVGVPDLRLFMRGDEVEVHRRLARSGLAFGTCLNAAYLHPCGSEEFKPILGGRMHAQYPDSPVKRFYTYRNRGYLMAQPGMRRLLVQEWLRFGWFFLVSRRDPAGLIAWARLRRQGRREQFAKPEGQQ, encoded by the coding sequence GTGACGGAAACCGTTTACGCCGTCGTCGTAACTCACCGACGGCCGCAGTTGCTGGCCGAGTCGCTCACGGCACTGACGGGCCAGACCCGGACACCCGACCACCTGATCGTGGTGGACAACGACAACGATCCCACGGTAGCCGAATTGGTTGCCGCGCAACCGATACCGTCGACATACCTCGGATCGCGGCGAAACCTCGGCGGCGGAGGCGGTTTCGCACTGGGCATCCTGCACGCCTTGGCCGCGGGCGCGGACTGGGTGTGGCTGGCCGACGACGACGGCCGCCCGGCGGACTCGCGGGTGCTGTCAACGCTGCTGGACTGCGCCGCCAAGCACCAGCTGGCGGAGGTCTCGCCGATGGTGTGCAACATCGATGACCCGTCGCGACTGGCATTCCCCTTGCGGCGTGGGCTGGTGTGGCGGCGCGAGGTGAGCGAATTGCGCACCGGCGCAAGCGGGGAGGACCTTCTGCCCGGTATCGCATCCCTGTTCAACGGCGCGCTGTTCAGCGCTGACGCGCTGGACGCGGTCGGCGTTCCCGACCTCCGGTTGTTCATGCGCGGCGACGAGGTGGAGGTGCACCGCCGACTGGCCCGGTCCGGTCTGGCGTTCGGCACGTGCTTGAACGCCGCCTACCTACACCCGTGCGGGTCCGAGGAGTTCAAGCCGATCCTGGGCGGCCGGATGCACGCGCAATACCCGGACAGCCCCGTCAAACGCTTCTACACCTACCGCAACCGCGGCTACCTGATGGCGCAGCCCGGCATGCGCCGACTGTTGGTCCAGGAATGGCTGCGATTCGGGTGGTTCTTCCTGGTGTCGCGCCGGGATCCAGCTGGGTTGATCGCGTGGGCCCGGCTGCGCCGGCAGGGACGTCGAGAGCAGTTCGCCAAACCAGAGGGGCAGCAATGA
- a CDS encoding fatty acyl-AMP ligase, with product MTDVSPKADQTMAELTSSLAPLALDTLVDLLQQQAARFQDTPAFIFCPEGDVEEARVTYRDLDRRARAIAARLQAYGASGERVLVLCRPGVDSVAGLFGCFYAGAVAVPVDEHWPIRRIETVVPESDARFALATAKTQAKMKAAVDGLSSGPKLTWLDMDDDFDDGAAWEPQNVGADSLAMIQYTSGSTGVPKGCVLTHRNYLANLEVMRWALNPADDAPVMNSPISGVSWLPQYHDMGFVGGIVGTIYGGRSTVLMSPSAFLMRPMRWLQAISRYQATITAAPNFAYEACVKRSTAAERAALDLSSLSIAVVGAGPISSETLQSFTDAFAPAGFRPEAFLPAYGLAEATLGVTGMSDSPVPVVRYFDRPALTEDRVVEVPIEGADPETALPLVGCGKKSELLDVRIVDAETRELRAPEEVGEIWVSGPCVGVGYWQRPEETEHAFQAHLADTGEGPYLRSGDLGFFRDGELFVTGRCKDLMTINGFSHYPNDIELTVQACHPALMPSRGAVFQLPTERYAPEYVVVVQEVHHHTAVGVDLNELIESIRAAIRAHHGIDVQAVALLKPMRIPTTTSGKIQRSACRDQYVAGELAAMAQWTEPLPEKRAPEVKNTLLGGLAQLAATGLARRLRESKGQQGQS from the coding sequence GTGACCGACGTCTCACCGAAGGCAGATCAGACGATGGCAGAACTGACAAGTTCCTTGGCCCCTTTGGCCCTGGACACCTTGGTTGACCTGCTGCAGCAGCAAGCCGCGCGTTTTCAGGACACACCTGCCTTCATCTTCTGCCCAGAAGGAGATGTGGAAGAGGCCCGGGTCACCTATCGCGACCTGGACCGGCGGGCACGCGCGATCGCGGCACGCTTGCAGGCTTACGGTGCCTCCGGAGAGCGGGTGCTGGTGCTGTGCCGCCCCGGTGTGGACAGCGTCGCCGGCCTGTTCGGCTGCTTCTATGCCGGCGCCGTCGCGGTTCCTGTCGACGAGCACTGGCCGATCCGGCGCATCGAGACCGTGGTCCCTGAGTCGGATGCGCGCTTCGCGCTGGCGACGGCCAAGACCCAGGCCAAGATGAAGGCTGCGGTGGACGGTCTCAGCTCCGGGCCGAAGTTGACGTGGCTGGACATGGACGATGATTTCGACGATGGAGCGGCCTGGGAGCCGCAGAACGTCGGCGCCGACAGCCTCGCCATGATTCAGTACACCTCGGGCTCCACCGGGGTGCCGAAGGGTTGCGTGCTGACTCACCGCAACTACCTGGCCAACCTGGAGGTCATGCGGTGGGCCCTGAACCCGGCCGATGACGCACCCGTGATGAACAGCCCGATCAGCGGGGTGTCCTGGCTGCCGCAGTACCACGACATGGGGTTCGTCGGGGGCATCGTCGGCACTATCTATGGCGGCCGCAGCACGGTGCTGATGTCGCCGAGTGCCTTCCTGATGCGCCCGATGCGCTGGTTGCAGGCGATATCGCGCTATCAGGCGACCATCACCGCTGCGCCGAATTTCGCCTATGAGGCCTGCGTCAAGCGCAGCACCGCGGCGGAGCGCGCCGCCTTGGATCTGTCGAGTCTCTCGATCGCCGTGGTCGGTGCGGGACCTATTAGTTCCGAGACGCTGCAGTCCTTCACCGACGCCTTCGCGCCCGCCGGTTTCCGGCCGGAAGCCTTTCTCCCGGCCTATGGGCTGGCCGAGGCCACCCTGGGTGTGACGGGCATGTCGGATTCACCGGTGCCGGTGGTCCGGTACTTCGACCGGCCCGCGCTCACCGAGGACCGCGTCGTCGAGGTGCCAATCGAAGGTGCCGACCCGGAGACCGCGCTGCCGCTGGTGGGCTGCGGCAAGAAGTCGGAGCTCCTGGACGTCCGCATCGTCGATGCCGAGACACGGGAACTTCGCGCCCCTGAGGAAGTGGGCGAGATCTGGGTGTCCGGGCCGTGTGTCGGCGTGGGCTACTGGCAACGTCCCGAAGAGACCGAGCATGCCTTCCAGGCGCACCTGGCCGACACCGGCGAAGGTCCTTACCTGCGCAGTGGCGACTTGGGGTTCTTCCGCGACGGCGAGCTGTTTGTCACGGGCCGGTGTAAGGACTTGATGACGATCAACGGATTCAGTCACTACCCGAACGACATCGAGCTGACCGTGCAGGCCTGCCATCCGGCCCTGATGCCCAGCCGAGGTGCGGTGTTCCAGTTGCCGACCGAGCGCTATGCCCCGGAATACGTGGTGGTGGTCCAAGAGGTACACCACCACACAGCCGTCGGGGTCGACCTCAACGAGCTGATCGAATCCATCCGGGCAGCCATCCGCGCGCACCACGGGATCGACGTGCAGGCTGTCGCGCTGCTCAAGCCGATGCGGATACCGACCACCACCAGCGGCAAGATTCAGCGCAGTGCGTGCCGCGACCAGTACGTCGCCGGCGAGCTGGCGGCGATGGCCCAGTGGACGGAGCCGCTGCCGGAAAAACGCGCTCCGGAGGTCAAGAACACCTTGCTCGGCGGCCTGGCGCAGCTCGCCGCTACGGGCCTGGCACGGCGACTGCGCGAATCAAAGGGCCAGCAGGGCCAGAGCTGA
- the wzt gene encoding galactan export ABC transporter ATP-binding subunit Wzt/RfbE produces the protein MSANEPRIETRDAWVEFPIFDAKSRSLKKAFLGKAGGAIGRNNSNVVVIEALRDITMSLSLGDRVGLVGHNGAGKSTLLRLLSGIYEPTRGSASVVGRVAPVFDLGVGMDPEISGFENIIIRGLFLGQTRKQMAAKVDEIAEFTELGDYLAMPLRTYSTGMRVRLAMGVVTSIDPEILLLDEGIGAVDAEFLKKAQSRLQKLVERSGILVFASHSNEFLARLCKTAMWIDHGTIRMTGGIEEVVGAYEGPDAARHVREVLAETQAGEQA, from the coding sequence GTGTCTGCCAACGAACCCCGCATCGAGACCCGCGACGCCTGGGTCGAGTTCCCCATCTTCGACGCCAAATCGCGCTCGCTCAAGAAGGCTTTCCTCGGCAAGGCCGGCGGCGCGATCGGACGTAACAACTCCAACGTGGTGGTCATCGAGGCACTGCGCGACATCACCATGTCGCTGTCGCTGGGCGACCGCGTGGGCCTAGTCGGTCACAACGGTGCCGGCAAATCGACGCTGCTGCGGCTGCTTTCGGGAATCTACGAGCCGACCCGAGGCTCGGCATCGGTGGTCGGGCGGGTGGCGCCGGTGTTCGACCTGGGCGTGGGCATGGACCCGGAGATCTCCGGTTTCGAGAACATCATCATCCGCGGACTGTTCCTCGGCCAGACCCGCAAGCAGATGGCCGCCAAGGTGGATGAGATCGCCGAGTTCACCGAGCTGGGCGATTACCTGGCCATGCCGCTGCGCACCTACTCCACCGGCATGCGGGTGCGGTTGGCCATGGGTGTGGTCACCAGCATCGACCCGGAGATCCTGCTACTCGACGAGGGTATCGGCGCCGTGGACGCCGAGTTCTTGAAGAAGGCGCAGAGCCGCCTGCAGAAGCTGGTGGAGCGATCCGGAATCCTGGTCTTTGCCAGCCACTCCAACGAATTCCTCGCCCGGCTGTGCAAAACGGCGATGTGGATCGATCACGGCACCATCCGGATGACCGGTGGCATCGAGGAAGTGGTCGGCGCCTACGAGGGCCCAGACGCGGCCCGGCACGTGCGTGAGGTGCTGGCCGAGACCCAAGCCGGGGAACAGGCGTGA